From a region of the Thioalkalivibrio sp. XN279 genome:
- a CDS encoding N-acetylglutaminylglutamine amidotransferase, translated as MCGIAGEIRFDGAAADTGRVQRMLDLMSARGPDDDGLVAQGPVALGHRRLAIVDLSERGAQPMRDQELGLTIVFNGCIYNHDELRRRLSGKGYRFFSRSDTEVILKAYHAWGERCVEEFKGMFAFCLREHDSGRLFLARDRLGIKPLYYSHEAGVFRFASALPALLRDGLASKALDPVALHHYMSFHSVVPAPRTLLQSIRKLAPGCRMRIETDGTIREERYWSLEFGAREGDPQGAEEWEDAVLESMRQAVRRRLTGDVPVGVLLSGGLDSSLITGLLAREGVPHLNTFTVGFEDVGKEEGNEFRYSDLVAQTFGTEHHQVFIDSSTLLKHLPGCFSAMAEPMVSHDNIGFYLLSREVSKHVKVVQSGQGADEVFGGYHWYPPLLESRDPVADYARVFFDRDHAEFAEAVHPDLVERDFSREFVADWFDSAAATAPVDKALHIDTNVMLVDDPVKRVDNMTMAWGLEARTPFLDHEVVELAARCPAPLKLAQEGKGVLKEAARRVIPDGVIDRPKGYFPVPALKYLRGESLEMVRDALTGRAARERGVFNPAYVERLLQAPEEHLTPLRGSKLWQLAVFELWMQTHGI; from the coding sequence ATGTGTGGAATCGCCGGCGAGATTCGCTTCGACGGCGCTGCGGCCGACACCGGGCGCGTGCAACGGATGCTTGACCTGATGAGCGCGCGCGGGCCCGACGACGACGGGCTGGTGGCACAGGGGCCGGTCGCCCTGGGCCACCGGCGCCTCGCGATCGTCGACCTGTCGGAGCGCGGTGCACAGCCGATGCGCGACCAGGAGCTCGGCCTGACGATCGTCTTCAACGGCTGCATCTACAACCACGACGAGTTGCGCCGTCGCCTCTCCGGCAAGGGTTACCGCTTTTTCTCCCGCAGCGACACCGAAGTGATTCTCAAGGCCTACCACGCCTGGGGCGAGCGTTGCGTCGAGGAGTTCAAGGGCATGTTCGCCTTCTGCCTGCGCGAGCACGACAGCGGGCGGCTGTTCCTGGCGCGCGATCGTCTCGGCATCAAGCCGCTGTATTACAGCCACGAGGCCGGCGTGTTCCGCTTCGCCTCGGCCTTGCCGGCGCTGCTGCGCGACGGCCTGGCGAGCAAGGCGCTCGATCCGGTCGCACTGCATCACTACATGAGCTTCCATTCCGTGGTGCCGGCGCCGCGCACGCTGCTGCAGTCGATCCGCAAGCTGGCCCCGGGCTGCCGCATGCGTATCGAGACCGACGGCACCATCCGCGAAGAGCGCTACTGGTCGCTGGAGTTCGGCGCCCGGGAGGGCGATCCGCAGGGCGCGGAGGAATGGGAAGATGCGGTGCTGGAGTCCATGCGCCAGGCCGTGCGTCGTCGCCTCACCGGCGATGTGCCGGTGGGCGTGCTGCTGTCGGGCGGGCTCGATTCCAGCCTTATCACCGGGCTGCTGGCGCGCGAGGGCGTACCGCACCTGAACACCTTCACGGTCGGGTTCGAGGACGTCGGCAAGGAAGAGGGCAACGAGTTTCGCTACTCGGACCTCGTCGCCCAGACCTTCGGCACCGAGCACCACCAGGTGTTCATCGACTCCAGTACGCTGCTCAAGCACCTGCCGGGCTGTTTCTCCGCCATGGCGGAGCCCATGGTGAGCCACGACAACATCGGCTTCTACCTGCTGTCGCGCGAGGTCTCCAAGCACGTCAAGGTGGTGCAGAGCGGGCAGGGCGCCGACGAGGTCTTCGGCGGTTACCACTGGTATCCGCCGCTGCTCGAGAGCCGTGACCCGGTGGCGGACTACGCCCGGGTGTTCTTCGACCGCGACCATGCCGAGTTTGCCGAAGCCGTGCATCCGGACCTCGTGGAGCGCGACTTCAGCCGCGAATTCGTGGCGGACTGGTTCGACTCGGCGGCGGCGACGGCGCCGGTGGACAAGGCCTTGCACATCGACACCAACGTCATGCTGGTGGACGACCCCGTGAAGCGGGTCGACAACATGACCATGGCCTGGGGCCTGGAGGCGCGGACGCCGTTCCTGGACCACGAGGTGGTGGAGCTCGCCGCGCGTTGTCCCGCGCCGCTGAAGCTGGCGCAGGAGGGCAAGGGCGTGCTGAAAGAAGCCGCGCGGCGAGTGATCCCGGACGGCGTGATCGACCGTCCCAAGGGCTACTTCCCGGTGCCGGCACTGAAGTACCTGCGTGGCGAGAGCCTGGAGATGGTGCGCGACGCCCTGACCGGGCGCGCCGCACGAGAGCGCGGCGTCTTCAACCCCGCCTACGTCGAGCGCCTGCTGCAGGCGCCCGAGGAGCACCTGACGCCGCTGCGCGGCTCCAAGCTCTGGCAGCTGGCGGTGTTCGAACTGTGGATGCAGACACACGGGATCTGA
- the ngg gene encoding N-acetylglutaminylglutamine synthetase has translation MSGKKVSGGERGASKGGHPASDRSRHRLERQGSATLRGFVEEDPQHKGTPLKPNATLDCGWGRLVFAHTFSDNAELARTLLQEKEGQRDIAIYLRDPHVVLAMAPQDLFLDPSHTYRLWFFNYRPARVQPRGFRVRRLRSREDADAMYRLLSSRRMVPPSPEFVLERLKSRALSFFIAEDEDSGRIIGTVTGVDHVHAFGDPEKGSSMWCLAVDPQAAQPGIGRALVAWVADHYAARGRAFMDLSVMHDNEAVIRLYEKMGFERVPVFALKRKNAINEPLFVGPENYDALNPYARIIVDEARRRGIGVELVDAEEGYFALTLGGRSILCRESLSELTNAVAMSRCDDKRITRKLLAEAGLSVPAQQVAGDADSDRAFLAEHGAVVVKPARGEQGRGVAVDITDADEMSAAIAAAGRVSDRVILESCARGDDLRVIVIDYRVVAAALRKPAEITGDGRHDIRTLIEKQSRRRAAATGGESRIPLDEETERCVSRKGHALDEVLPPGETLRVRATANLHTGGTLHDVTERLSPQLRKVCETAARTLKIPVVGLDLLVTDPAGDDYVFIEANERPGLANHEPQPTAERFVDFLFPQTVQVSDATPAN, from the coding sequence ATGAGCGGAAAGAAAGTCTCAGGCGGCGAGCGTGGTGCGTCGAAGGGCGGACACCCGGCCTCCGACCGCTCGCGTCACCGGCTCGAACGCCAGGGCTCTGCCACGCTGCGCGGCTTCGTCGAGGAGGATCCGCAGCACAAGGGCACCCCGCTGAAACCCAACGCGACGCTGGACTGCGGCTGGGGCCGGCTGGTCTTCGCCCACACTTTCAGCGACAACGCCGAGCTGGCGCGCACCCTGCTGCAGGAGAAGGAAGGGCAACGCGACATCGCGATCTACCTGCGCGACCCGCACGTCGTTCTCGCCATGGCGCCGCAGGACCTGTTCCTCGACCCTTCGCACACCTACCGCTTGTGGTTTTTCAATTACCGCCCGGCACGGGTGCAGCCGCGCGGTTTCCGCGTGCGCCGACTGCGCAGCCGCGAGGACGCCGATGCCATGTACCGCCTGCTCAGCAGCCGCCGGATGGTGCCGCCCAGCCCCGAGTTCGTGCTCGAGCGGCTCAAGTCGCGCGCGTTGTCGTTCTTCATCGCCGAGGACGAGGACAGCGGCAGGATCATCGGTACCGTGACGGGGGTCGACCACGTCCATGCCTTCGGCGACCCGGAAAAGGGCTCCAGCATGTGGTGCCTCGCAGTGGATCCGCAGGCGGCGCAGCCTGGCATCGGCCGCGCCCTGGTGGCATGGGTGGCCGACCACTACGCGGCCCGCGGACGTGCATTCATGGACTTGTCGGTGATGCACGACAACGAGGCCGTCATCCGCCTGTACGAGAAGATGGGCTTCGAGCGCGTACCGGTGTTCGCCCTGAAACGGAAGAACGCCATCAACGAGCCCCTGTTCGTCGGCCCGGAGAACTACGACGCGCTGAACCCATATGCGCGCATCATCGTCGACGAGGCACGCCGGCGCGGCATCGGCGTGGAGCTGGTCGACGCCGAGGAAGGATATTTCGCGCTCACCCTGGGCGGACGCAGCATCCTGTGCCGTGAATCGCTCTCCGAGCTGACCAACGCCGTCGCCATGAGCCGCTGCGACGACAAGCGCATCACGCGCAAATTGCTCGCCGAGGCGGGCCTGAGCGTGCCGGCCCAGCAGGTGGCGGGCGACGCGGACTCCGATCGGGCTTTCCTGGCTGAGCATGGCGCCGTGGTGGTCAAGCCCGCGCGCGGGGAGCAGGGCCGGGGCGTTGCGGTGGACATCACGGATGCAGATGAAATGTCCGCGGCGATCGCGGCGGCCGGGCGCGTCTCTGATCGCGTCATCCTCGAGTCCTGTGCGCGCGGCGATGACCTGCGCGTCATCGTCATCGACTACCGCGTGGTCGCCGCCGCCTTGCGCAAGCCCGCCGAGATCACCGGCGACGGACGGCACGACATCCGCACGCTGATCGAAAAGCAGAGCCGCCGCCGTGCCGCGGCGACGGGTGGCGAGAGCCGGATCCCGCTGGACGAGGAGACCGAACGCTGCGTGAGCCGCAAGGGTCACGCTCTCGACGAGGTGCTGCCGCCGGGCGAGACACTGCGCGTGCGCGCCACGGCCAATCTGCACACCGGCGGGACCTTGCACGACGTGACGGAGCGCCTGTCGCCGCAGCTGCGCAAGGTGTGCGAGACGGCGGCGCGCACGCTGAAGATTCCGGTCGTCGGCCTGGACCTGCTGGTGACGGACCCGGCCGGGGACGACTATGTCTTCATCGAGGCCAACGAGCGGCCGGGACTGGCCAACCATGAGCCGCAGCCCACGGCTGAGCGCTTCGTCGACTTCCTCTTCCCGCAGACTGTACAGGTGAGCGATGCGACCCCTGCAAATTGA